The Flavobacterium sp. 123 genome contains a region encoding:
- a CDS encoding thioesterase family protein: protein MKDHQIQVRVRYSETDQMGVVYHGNYIPYFEIGRVEWLRNKGISYKSMEESGIALPIVSMNINYKKSARYDELLTVHTVFKSQSSVKIEFDCAIYNESKELLTTAQFILVFVSLKTGRPIAPPDYILALLKNME, encoded by the coding sequence ATGAAGGATCATCAAATTCAAGTTAGGGTACGCTATTCTGAAACAGACCAAATGGGGGTTGTTTATCATGGTAATTATATACCTTATTTTGAAATAGGTAGGGTTGAATGGCTTAGAAACAAAGGGATTTCATATAAAAGCATGGAAGAAAGCGGTATTGCCTTGCCAATTGTTTCAATGAATATTAATTATAAAAAATCAGCTCGTTATGATGAGTTGCTTACGGTTCATACGGTTTTCAAAAGCCAGTCATCTGTGAAGATTGAATTTGACTGTGCTATTTATAATGAATCAAAAGAGTTATTAACAACTGCCCAATTTATTTTGGTTTTTGTGTCCCTAAAAACGGGTCGTCCAATAGCGCCTCCAGATTATATTTTAGCGCTTTTAAAGAATATGGAATAA
- a CDS encoding SDR family oxidoreductase, whose translation MSYTDKMLRDDALKGKVIVVTGGGSGLGKAMSKYFLELGAKVAITSRDLEKLKKTALELETETGGTCLPLQCDVRNYKEVENMLQEVLKAFGKADVLLNNAAGNFISPTERLSSNAFDTVIDIVLKGTKNCTLAFGKHWIDTKQKSSVILNIVTTYAWTGSAYVVPSATAKAGVLAMTRSLAVEWAKYGIRSNAIAPGPFPTKGAWDRLLPGDLAEKFDMSKKVPLKRVGDHQELANLAAYLVSDFSAYINGEVVVIDGGEWLKGAGQFNILEAIPEELWDQLEMMIKAKKNK comes from the coding sequence ATGAGTTATACAGATAAAATGCTTCGTGATGATGCGCTAAAAGGGAAAGTAATTGTTGTAACTGGAGGCGGAAGTGGCTTAGGCAAAGCAATGTCAAAATATTTTTTAGAACTTGGAGCGAAAGTAGCTATTACTTCAAGAGATCTTGAAAAACTAAAAAAAACAGCTCTTGAACTTGAAACAGAGACTGGAGGAACATGTTTGCCTTTGCAATGTGATGTGCGCAATTATAAAGAGGTGGAAAATATGCTACAAGAAGTCTTAAAAGCTTTTGGCAAAGCAGATGTATTATTGAATAATGCCGCAGGGAATTTTATTTCCCCAACGGAAAGATTGTCTTCAAATGCATTTGATACTGTAATTGATATTGTTTTGAAAGGAACAAAAAACTGTACACTAGCCTTTGGAAAACATTGGATTGACACCAAACAAAAATCATCTGTAATTTTAAATATAGTAACAACTTATGCATGGACAGGTTCTGCATATGTAGTCCCAAGTGCTACTGCCAAAGCTGGAGTTCTAGCCATGACAAGAAGCTTAGCGGTAGAATGGGCAAAATATGGAATTCGTTCCAATGCAATAGCTCCAGGGCCATTTCCAACAAAAGGAGCATGGGACAGATTATTACCTGGTGACTTAGCTGAGAAATTTGATATGTCAAAGAAAGTACCTCTTAAACGTGTAGGTGATCATCAAGAATTAGCAAATTTAGCCGCTTATTTGGTTTCTGATTTTTCAGCATATATAAATGGTGAAGTTGTAGTTATTGATGGTGGAGAATGGCTTAAAGGAGCTGGACAATTTAATATTCTAGAAGCAATTCCTGAAGAACTTTGGGATCAATTAGAAATGATGATTAAAGCAAAGAAAAACAAATAA
- the udk gene encoding uridine kinase, with the protein MLIIGIAGGTGSGKTTVVHQIMNELPETEVGIISQDSYYKENSGLSFDERALINFDHPRAIDFELLVAHLKELKAGNNIDQPVYSFVTHNRTNDTVFTHPRKVMIVEGILILANPELRDLFDIKVYVHADSDERLIRRLKRDIAERGRDMGEVLNRYQNTLKPMHEQFIEPTKAFADIIIPNDKYNTVAIDVVRAVINQKIL; encoded by the coding sequence ATGCTCATTATCGGGATTGCAGGCGGAACAGGAAGCGGAAAGACAACTGTAGTTCATCAGATTATGAATGAATTACCAGAAACAGAAGTGGGTATTATTTCTCAAGATTCCTATTATAAAGAAAATAGCGGGCTTTCTTTTGACGAAAGAGCCTTGATTAATTTTGATCATCCACGAGCTATTGACTTTGAATTATTAGTAGCCCATCTCAAAGAGTTAAAAGCGGGCAATAACATTGATCAACCTGTATATTCGTTTGTGACACATAATAGAACTAATGATACCGTATTTACACATCCTCGAAAAGTAATGATTGTAGAAGGCATTCTGATTTTAGCAAATCCAGAATTACGTGATCTTTTTGATATTAAAGTATATGTTCATGCGGATTCTGACGAGCGCTTGATAAGACGCCTCAAAAGAGATATTGCAGAACGTGGAAGAGACATGGGCGAAGTTTTAAACCGGTATCAAAACACCTTAAAACCCATGCACGAACAATTCATCGAACCTACAAAAGCATTTGCTGATATTATAATTCCTAATGACAAATATAATACCGTTGCAATTGACGTAGTTAGAGCAGTTATAAACCAAAAGATTCTATAA
- a CDS encoding Crp/Fnr family transcriptional regulator, translated as MYSQINKNISRYVTFEKEELDIFNSLLEYKQVLKKTIMLREGEMCNFEAFVIKGCFRKYYIDANGLEVILQFAIENSWVSDISFSIYEEEPSRVFIESLEDSEIFVFSPETKETLLAKAPKFERAFRILMQRNLAVTQNRLFNTISKTATEKYLEFLSQYPTLSQRVAQHYIASYLGISAEFLSKIRTKIAKH; from the coding sequence TTGTATTCACAAATCAATAAAAATATCAGTCGCTACGTTACTTTTGAAAAGGAAGAATTAGACATTTTCAATTCTTTATTGGAATACAAACAGGTGCTTAAAAAAACAATAATGCTTCGGGAAGGGGAGATGTGTAATTTTGAGGCTTTTGTGATTAAAGGATGTTTCCGTAAATATTATATTGATGCCAATGGTTTAGAGGTTATTTTACAATTTGCAATTGAGAATTCATGGGTAAGTGATATTTCATTTAGTATTTATGAAGAGGAACCCAGTCGTGTTTTTATAGAATCACTTGAGGATTCTGAAATTTTTGTGTTTTCTCCCGAAACAAAAGAAACCTTATTAGCTAAAGCTCCTAAATTTGAAAGAGCCTTCCGAATTTTGATGCAGCGCAATCTTGCCGTTACCCAAAACCGTCTTTTTAATACTATTTCTAAAACAGCTACAGAAAAGTATCTTGAATTTTTATCCCAATATCCTACACTTTCACAGCGAGTGGCACAACATTATATTGCGTCTTATCTTGGTATTTCTGCTGAGTTTTTAAGTAAAATAAGAACCAAAATCGCAAAACACTAA
- a CDS encoding septum formation initiator family protein, translating to MTNPYKDKAWFKFLSNKYIWVLLFFSTWMIFLDNYSYFDHRFLDKQIDELEDNATYYQEEIKKDQQQIKQLKNSEQVEKYAREKYYMKKDSEDIYIIEFEGDSTSFKK from the coding sequence ATGACAAATCCGTACAAAGACAAAGCTTGGTTTAAATTTTTAAGTAACAAATACATTTGGGTATTACTGTTTTTTTCGACATGGATGATTTTTTTAGATAATTATTCTTATTTCGATCACCGCTTTCTAGACAAACAAATAGATGAATTAGAGGACAATGCAACCTACTATCAAGAAGAAATAAAAAAAGATCAGCAACAAATCAAACAACTTAAAAATTCAGAACAAGTTGAAAAATATGCCCGCGAAAAATATTACATGAAAAAAGATAGTGAGGATATTTACATCATCGAATTTGAAGGAGATAGTACTTCTTTTAAAAAATAG
- a CDS encoding HAD family phosphatase, whose product MINAIIFDFGDIFINLDKQATIDGLQKLGLSKWNADLDQLNQQFEMGLISQEEFLLGFQKEIPNASIEEILTAWNAILLDFPLYRLEFLQMLSKKYRLFLLSNTDSIHIETFEQRTGASFYSDFYQCFEKVYFSFEIGMRKPNPEIYNYVLNKHDLSAKRTLFIDDKKENTDAAQSIGIQVWNLQVGQEDVVHLFDKKII is encoded by the coding sequence ATGATTAATGCTATCATATTTGATTTTGGAGATATTTTTATAAACCTAGACAAACAAGCTACTATTGATGGATTGCAAAAGTTAGGTTTATCTAAATGGAATGCCGATTTAGACCAACTCAACCAACAGTTTGAAATGGGACTGATATCTCAAGAAGAATTTCTTTTAGGTTTTCAAAAAGAAATCCCGAATGCTTCTATTGAAGAAATTTTGACAGCTTGGAATGCTATTCTATTAGATTTCCCCTTGTATAGACTTGAATTTCTTCAAATGTTATCCAAAAAATACCGGTTGTTTCTTTTGAGCAATACGGATTCTATTCATATTGAAACATTTGAACAAAGAACAGGTGCTTCTTTTTATAGTGATTTTTACCAATGTTTCGAAAAGGTATATTTTTCATTTGAAATTGGTATGCGAAAACCAAATCCTGAAATCTATAATTATGTTTTAAACAAACACGATCTTTCGGCCAAAAGAACTTTGTTTATTGACGATAAAAAAGAAAATACTGATGCTGCTCAAAGCATAGGCATTCAGGTTTGGAACCTACAAGTTGGTCAGGAAGATGTAGTTCATTTATTTGACAAAAAAATAATTTAA
- a CDS encoding low molecular weight protein-tyrosine-phosphatase produces the protein MPVKILMVCLGNICRSPLAEGILASKLPKKNFIVDSAGTGSWHIGHAPDKRSIAVAKKNGLIISNQRGRQFSTDDFDFFDYIYVMDNSNYDTVIELAKNQQQKDKVKMILDELFPNENVDVPDPYFGLANGFNMVYEMLDEACEIISAKLIAKHQ, from the coding sequence ATGCCTGTAAAAATTTTAATGGTTTGTTTGGGAAATATTTGTAGGTCACCCTTGGCTGAAGGAATATTAGCTTCTAAATTACCAAAGAAAAATTTCATTGTTGACTCAGCAGGCACAGGTTCTTGGCATATCGGTCACGCTCCAGACAAACGTTCTATTGCTGTTGCAAAAAAAAATGGATTAATCATTTCCAACCAAAGAGGAAGACAATTCTCTACCGACGATTTTGATTTTTTTGATTACATATATGTAATGGATAATTCAAATTACGACACTGTTATTGAATTAGCAAAAAACCAGCAACAGAAGGATAAAGTAAAAATGATTCTCGACGAATTGTTTCCAAATGAAAATGTTGATGTTCCAGATCCTTATTTTGGTTTAGCAAACGGTTTCAATATGGTATACGAAATGCTAGATGAAGCTTGCGAAATAATTTCAGCAAAATTGATTGCCAAACATCAATAA
- a CDS encoding pirin family protein yields the protein MENNNEQINKYVLHKAATRGHANHGWLESYHTFSFANYHNPERMNFGVLRVLNDDRVSEGMGFGKHPHDNMEIISIPLDGDLEHQDSMGNVTVIKNGDIQVMSAGTGIFHSEYNKNKDQLVKFLQIWVYPNQKNVTPRYDQITLNLEDRHNKLQQILSPNSEDEGVWIYQDAWFHIGKFDKDFSTSYRLKKKGNGVYAFVLNGDFTIGGIELNHRDGLGIWDTNSFSIQANSEGAEILLMEVPMQL from the coding sequence ATGGAAAATAATAATGAACAAATTAATAAATATGTATTGCACAAAGCAGCTACTCGTGGTCATGCTAATCATGGTTGGTTAGAATCCTATCATACTTTTAGTTTTGCAAATTACCACAATCCAGAGCGTATGAATTTTGGGGTCTTGCGAGTATTAAATGATGATAGAGTAAGTGAAGGAATGGGTTTTGGAAAACATCCACATGACAATATGGAAATTATTTCAATTCCACTAGATGGAGATTTGGAGCACCAAGATAGCATGGGAAATGTTACCGTAATTAAAAATGGAGACATTCAGGTAATGAGTGCTGGAACGGGAATTTTTCATAGTGAATACAATAAAAACAAGGATCAATTGGTTAAATTTTTGCAAATTTGGGTGTATCCAAATCAAAAAAATGTTACCCCTCGATACGATCAAATTACTTTAAATTTAGAAGATCGTCATAATAAATTGCAGCAAATTTTATCTCCAAATTCAGAGGACGAAGGCGTTTGGATTTATCAAGATGCTTGGTTTCATATTGGAAAGTTTGATAAAGATTTTTCTACTTCATATCGATTAAAAAAGAAAGGAAACGGAGTCTATGCGTTTGTTTTGAATGGGGATTTCACCATTGGTGGAATTGAATTAAATCATCGCGATGGATTAGGGATTTGGGACACCAATTCCTTTTCGATACAAGCAAATTCTGAAGGTGCAGAAATTCTTTTGATGGAAGTTCCAATGCAATTATAA
- a CDS encoding SAM-dependent methyltransferase, producing MNAASTLGKLYLIPTTMGDCDPMDVLPLTIKRSIDLINYYIVENEKTARKSIKSVNPEKRQSELVLFALNKHTETKEHLDFIKPLLEGKNMGLMSEAGCPGVADPGAVIVKLAHAKGIQVIPLVGPSSILLAMMASGMNGQSFTFNGYLPIEKSEKKSALKNLEKLSQDKNQSQIFIETPYRNNKMLEDILQALNPSTYLCIATDITLPTEYIKTLRAADWKKVKVDLHNRPTIFIIHKM from the coding sequence ATGAATGCAGCATCTACTTTAGGAAAACTTTATTTAATCCCTACAACAATGGGCGATTGCGATCCTATGGATGTATTGCCGCTAACCATAAAAAGAAGCATTGATTTAATTAATTACTATATTGTTGAAAACGAAAAAACAGCTAGAAAATCTATTAAATCAGTCAATCCCGAAAAAAGACAATCTGAATTAGTCCTGTTTGCTCTCAATAAACATACCGAAACAAAAGAACATCTTGACTTTATAAAACCATTGTTAGAAGGAAAAAACATGGGTTTAATGAGTGAAGCTGGCTGCCCTGGAGTTGCTGATCCTGGAGCTGTAATTGTAAAATTAGCGCATGCAAAGGGGATACAAGTTATTCCTCTTGTGGGACCATCTTCCATTCTTTTGGCCATGATGGCTTCTGGGATGAATGGACAAAGCTTCACCTTCAACGGGTATTTACCTATAGAGAAAAGCGAAAAAAAATCAGCATTAAAAAACCTAGAAAAATTATCTCAAGATAAAAATCAATCTCAGATCTTTATTGAAACACCTTATCGAAATAACAAAATGTTAGAAGATATTTTGCAAGCCCTAAATCCTTCAACGTATCTTTGTATTGCAACTGACATCACTTTACCAACAGAATATATCAAGACCTTGAGAGCTGCTGATTGGAAAAAAGTTAAAGTAGATTTACATAATCGCCCTACTATTTTTATTATTCACAAAATGTAA
- a CDS encoding methionine aminotransferase, translating to MNKLPHIGSSIFTVMSKMATEYNAINLSQGFPNFPVDGRLTDIVAKLTKEEVHQYAPMSGYPTLLSKIGQLVKDAYKRTLQDDTEILVTAGATQGIFTSILALIEKEEEVIILDPSYDSYEAPVLLSKAKPIRVALNDDYTPNWERIENACTSKTKMIVINNPHNPTGKILTKSDFESLEILLEKYPDIILLSDEVYEYITFEKKHISAHTREKLLNRTIVASSFGKSFHVTGWKVGYIVAPEHLMHQIKKVHQFLVYSVTSISQMAISRYLDIVSVEDIGKMYQEKRDYFRSLLKDSRFKLMPCEGTYFQVVSYASISEEDDVDFCKRLIIEHGVAAIPISTFYADKTDHKLIRFCFAKDNTTLEEAAKRLCAI from the coding sequence ATGAACAAACTTCCGCATATAGGCAGCAGTATTTTTACCGTAATGTCTAAAATGGCAACTGAATACAACGCCATCAATCTTTCGCAAGGATTCCCTAATTTTCCAGTTGATGGAAGATTAACTGATATTGTCGCTAAACTAACCAAAGAAGAGGTACATCAATATGCTCCGATGTCAGGTTATCCAACTCTACTATCAAAAATTGGACAACTTGTAAAAGACGCTTACAAGCGAACACTTCAAGATGATACAGAAATACTTGTAACCGCAGGCGCGACACAAGGAATTTTTACTTCGATTTTAGCTTTGATAGAAAAAGAAGAGGAAGTTATAATTTTAGACCCTAGTTATGATTCTTATGAAGCGCCAGTTTTATTATCCAAAGCAAAGCCAATTAGAGTAGCTTTAAATGATGATTATACTCCAAATTGGGAGCGGATTGAAAATGCATGTACTTCAAAAACTAAAATGATTGTTATTAATAATCCGCATAATCCAACAGGGAAAATCTTAACTAAATCAGATTTTGAAAGCTTAGAAATTTTACTAGAAAAATATCCTGATATCATCTTACTTTCTGATGAAGTATATGAATACATCACTTTTGAAAAAAAACATATTTCAGCACATACAAGAGAAAAATTGCTAAACCGCACTATTGTTGCTTCCTCTTTTGGAAAATCTTTTCATGTTACAGGTTGGAAAGTAGGCTATATTGTTGCCCCCGAACATTTAATGCATCAAATCAAAAAAGTACATCAATTTTTGGTTTATAGTGTAACTAGTATTTCTCAAATGGCAATTAGCCGCTATCTTGACATAGTTTCAGTTGAAGATATTGGAAAAATGTATCAAGAAAAACGGGACTATTTTAGAAGCTTACTTAAAGATAGTCGTTTCAAACTTATGCCTTGCGAAGGAACTTATTTTCAAGTAGTATCCTACGCTTCCATTTCGGAGGAAGACGATGTTGATTTTTGCAAACGATTAATTATAGAACATGGTGTTGCCGCAATTCCTATTTCCACTTTTTATGCGGATAAAACAGACCACAAACTTATTCGCTTTTGCTTCGCTAAAGACAATACAACTTTAGAGGAAGCCGCAAAACGATTATGTGCCATCTAA
- the dnaA gene encoding chromosomal replication initiator protein DnaA — translation MNKTAQSVWENCLSFIKDNIQDQAYKTWFEPIKSVELTDNALYIQVPSKFFYEWLEEHYVKLLKVALTKELGKNAKLLYKIKMENTYGNKQPFTEQLPSANRVPMKPQDVDAPFKNLNPELKNPFVIPGIRNLKIESQLNANYSFDNFLEGDSNRLARSAGMAVANKPGGTSFNPLLIFGGVGLGKTHLAHAIGVEIKDKYPEKTVLYISAEIFTQQYIDSVKKNNRNDFIHFYQLIDVLIIDDVQFLSGKSGTQDVFFHIFNYLHQNGKQVILTSDKAPVDMQDIEQRLLSRFKWGLSAELHQPDYETRISILKNILYRDGVEIPEEIIEYVARNIKSNVRELEGAIISLIAQSSFNKKEVTIELAKSVVEKFVKNVKREISIDYIQKIVSDYFQLDIETLQSKTRKRHVVQARQLAMFFAKKFTKASLANIGSQIGDRDHATVLHACKTVDNLVSTDKQFKKFVEDINKKLTL, via the coding sequence ATGAACAAAACTGCTCAATCAGTATGGGAAAACTGTTTATCTTTTATAAAAGACAACATCCAAGATCAAGCCTACAAAACATGGTTTGAACCTATCAAATCTGTTGAGCTTACCGATAATGCATTATATATTCAAGTACCTAGTAAATTTTTCTACGAATGGTTAGAAGAACACTATGTGAAATTATTAAAAGTGGCTCTTACCAAAGAACTAGGAAAAAACGCAAAGTTACTCTATAAAATTAAAATGGAGAACACTTATGGTAACAAACAACCGTTTACGGAACAATTACCTAGTGCGAATAGAGTCCCTATGAAACCACAAGATGTTGATGCTCCTTTTAAAAATCTAAACCCTGAATTAAAAAATCCGTTTGTAATTCCTGGTATTAGAAATTTAAAAATTGAATCACAATTAAATGCAAATTACAGTTTCGATAATTTCCTTGAAGGAGATTCAAATCGACTGGCGCGATCTGCTGGTATGGCTGTAGCCAATAAACCTGGTGGAACTTCATTTAATCCTTTATTAATTTTTGGTGGAGTTGGTCTAGGTAAAACACATTTAGCTCATGCTATAGGTGTCGAAATAAAAGACAAATATCCAGAAAAAACTGTCTTATACATATCAGCAGAAATATTTACACAACAATATATTGATTCTGTAAAGAAAAATAATAGAAATGACTTTATTCATTTTTATCAATTGATTGACGTATTAATTATTGACGATGTTCAATTCTTATCCGGAAAATCAGGAACTCAAGATGTGTTTTTTCACATTTTTAATTATTTGCACCAAAATGGCAAACAAGTTATCCTAACTTCTGATAAAGCTCCTGTTGACATGCAAGATATCGAACAACGATTGTTGTCTCGTTTCAAGTGGGGATTATCTGCTGAGTTGCATCAACCAGATTATGAAACTAGAATTTCTATCCTGAAAAATATTTTATATAGGGATGGAGTCGAGATTCCTGAAGAAATAATTGAATATGTAGCTCGGAATATCAAATCAAATGTAAGAGAACTTGAAGGTGCAATTATCTCTTTAATCGCACAATCTTCTTTCAACAAAAAAGAAGTAACTATAGAACTTGCCAAAAGTGTTGTTGAAAAATTCGTTAAAAATGTAAAAAGAGAAATCTCTATTGATTACATTCAAAAAATTGTTTCCGACTATTTTCAATTGGATATAGAAACCCTACAATCCAAAACTAGAAAAAGACATGTCGTTCAAGCTAGACAATTAGCAATGTTTTTTGCAAAAAAATTCACAAAAGCTTCCTTAGCAAATATTGGTTCACAAATTGGAGACAGAGACCATGCTACGGTATTACACGCCTGTAAAACTGTAGATAATTTAGTGTCAACTGATAAACAATTCAAAAAATTTGTTGAAGACATTAATAAAAAACTAACGCTTTAA
- the ribD gene encoding bifunctional diaminohydroxyphosphoribosylaminopyrimidine deaminase/5-amino-6-(5-phosphoribosylamino)uracil reductase RibD has translation MKIHEKYIQRCIELAKNGLGTTYPNPMVGSVIVHNDVIIGEGWHKKAGEPHAEVNAINSVKDKSLLQKATIYVSLEPCSHFGKTPPCCDLIIKNKIPNVIIGSVDPNIKVAGNGIKKLIEAGANVTVGILETECYDLNKRFFTFHQKKRPYIILKWAETKDGFIAPIEKLEQKPVWITNPYSRQLVHKWRTEEQSILVGTQTVIDDNPKLNARDWYGNNPIRLVIDQNNRITKNSHIFDNQTKTIIFSKIKTEIAEENTIFEVIDFEQNIAQQIIVILYKYQIQSVIIEGGKQTLQTFIDANLWDEARIFVGNSRFNTGTKAPKLVLKDFERHIIETDELLISKNHD, from the coding sequence GTGAAAATACATGAAAAATACATACAACGTTGCATTGAATTAGCCAAAAATGGATTAGGAACCACCTACCCCAACCCGATGGTAGGTAGTGTAATTGTTCACAACGATGTGATTATTGGCGAAGGCTGGCATAAAAAAGCGGGAGAACCTCATGCCGAGGTAAATGCCATAAATTCCGTAAAAGACAAATCGTTATTACAAAAAGCGACTATTTACGTGAGTTTAGAACCTTGTAGTCATTTTGGAAAAACACCTCCTTGTTGTGATTTAATTATAAAGAACAAAATTCCGAATGTAATTATTGGTTCCGTTGATCCTAATATAAAAGTGGCTGGAAACGGCATCAAAAAATTAATCGAAGCTGGCGCAAATGTAACTGTAGGTATTTTGGAAACAGAATGTTATGATTTAAACAAACGTTTCTTCACTTTTCACCAAAAGAAAAGACCTTATATTATTCTGAAATGGGCGGAAACTAAAGATGGATTTATTGCTCCGATAGAAAAATTAGAGCAAAAACCAGTTTGGATTACCAATCCTTATTCCAGACAATTAGTTCATAAATGGAGAACCGAAGAACAATCAATTCTGGTGGGAACTCAAACTGTTATTGATGATAATCCAAAACTAAACGCTCGTGATTGGTATGGAAACAATCCTATTCGCCTTGTTATAGACCAGAATAATCGCATCACAAAGAACAGTCATATATTTGACAATCAGACAAAAACCATCATTTTTTCAAAAATCAAAACCGAAATTGCAGAAGAAAACACTATCTTTGAGGTAATTGATTTTGAACAAAATATAGCCCAACAAATAATCGTTATACTTTATAAATATCAGATTCAATCTGTGATTATTGAAGGCGGCAAACAGACGTTGCAAACTTTTATCGACGCAAATCTATGGGATGAAGCTCGAATATTTGTTGGCAACTCCCGTTTTAATACAGGAACTAAAGCCCCAAAATTGGTCCTAAAAGATTTTGAAAGACACATTATTGAAACTGATGAATTACTAATAAGCAAAAACCATGATTAA
- a CDS encoding YigZ family protein, which yields MKDTYNTIAFPSEEILYKEKNSKFFGYAFPIESEASVKPIIDGFRKQHPHAVHYCYAYQIGTDSVAYRANDDGEPSNTAGMPIYGQIQSFGLTNVLVVVVRIFGGVKLGVGGLISAYRTTAQMALEECEIVEKTINIHYIISFDYKNMNKVMRGIKENKLEIVSQKMEINPDSGHPIGKIEIKTRKKNAKTIFDIFDSMFEIDIKKC from the coding sequence ATGAAAGACACCTATAATACTATAGCATTTCCTTCCGAAGAAATTTTATACAAAGAAAAAAACAGTAAATTCTTTGGTTATGCTTTCCCTATCGAATCAGAAGCATCTGTAAAACCAATCATTGACGGCTTTAGAAAACAGCATCCACATGCCGTGCATTATTGTTATGCGTATCAAATAGGAACAGACTCCGTTGCTTACAGAGCAAATGATGATGGCGAACCAAGCAATACGGCAGGCATGCCTATATATGGACAAATACAATCCTTTGGTCTTACCAATGTACTTGTTGTTGTGGTTCGGATTTTTGGCGGTGTAAAATTAGGTGTTGGTGGATTAATTTCGGCATATCGAACTACTGCACAAATGGCGCTTGAAGAATGTGAAATTGTTGAAAAAACAATTAACATCCATTATATAATCTCTTTTGATTATAAAAACATGAATAAAGTCATGAGAGGAATCAAGGAAAACAAGCTAGAAATTGTGTCTCAAAAAATGGAAATAAATCCTGATTCAGGACATCCAATAGGAAAAATTGAGATAAAAACCCGAAAAAAAAATGCCAAAACTATATTTGACATTTTTGATTCGATGTTTGAAATTGATATAAAAAAGTGCTAA